Proteins from one uncultured Cohaesibacter sp. genomic window:
- a CDS encoding acetyl-CoA hydrolase/transferase C-terminal domain-containing protein, with amino-acid sequence MGKYGTLEDRVRCPFLMNRVMKVEDTIDMFKDGMNLGWSGFTPAGYPKAVPIALAEHVEKNNLQGKLKFNLFIGASVGAETEGRWADNDMIDRRWPYQTGKNIAKAINEGRIRMGDKHLSLFAQDLAYGFYTKDSKSGKLDLAIIEVSAVTEDGCLVPSASVGVIPEIIQTCDNIILEVNTAMPSYEGMHDIMVLHAPPHREIIGITKANSRVGMPCIPCDPSKIVAIVESEHTDKGRALADPDEGSVAIANHLLEFFKNEVKHHRLPENLLPLQSGVGSIANAVVGGLADGPFYNLSVYTEVLQDGMLDLFDSGRLDYASSCSLSLSQDHGMPRFIERREFYQDKIILRPLSISNNPEVARRLGVIAMNTPIEIDMYGHANSTLISGTRIVNGIGGSGDFLRSGFLKIMHTPSVRPSKTDPTGICCVVPHAQHIDHTEHDLDVVVTEQGLADLRGLAPRDRAHCIINNCVHPDYKDIMNEYFDMAEKDCIRRGVGHEPQLWDRVFKMQLNLAQNGTMKIKNWDMKVDLCE; translated from the coding sequence ATGGGTAAGTATGGAACACTGGAAGATCGAGTCCGCTGTCCATTCCTTATGAACAGAGTCATGAAGGTGGAAGACACCATCGACATGTTCAAGGATGGCATGAACTTGGGTTGGTCCGGTTTTACGCCTGCAGGGTATCCAAAGGCAGTGCCTATCGCGCTGGCCGAGCATGTCGAGAAGAATAACCTTCAAGGCAAACTGAAGTTCAACCTGTTCATCGGAGCTTCCGTTGGTGCCGAAACTGAAGGACGTTGGGCCGACAACGATATGATCGACCGTCGCTGGCCTTACCAGACCGGCAAGAACATCGCCAAGGCCATCAACGAAGGCCGCATCCGCATGGGCGACAAGCACTTGTCGCTGTTTGCACAGGATCTGGCCTACGGTTTTTACACCAAGGATTCCAAATCCGGCAAACTCGACCTCGCCATCATCGAGGTGTCTGCGGTTACCGAAGACGGATGTCTTGTTCCTTCCGCTTCTGTTGGCGTGATCCCGGAAATCATTCAGACCTGCGACAATATCATTCTCGAAGTCAACACTGCGATGCCGTCCTATGAAGGTATGCATGACATCATGGTTCTGCATGCTCCTCCGCATCGTGAAATCATCGGCATCACCAAGGCAAACAGCCGCGTCGGTATGCCATGCATTCCGTGTGATCCGAGCAAGATCGTTGCCATCGTTGAATCCGAACACACCGACAAGGGCCGCGCTTTGGCCGATCCGGATGAAGGCTCCGTGGCAATTGCCAACCACCTGCTCGAATTCTTCAAAAACGAAGTGAAGCATCATCGTCTGCCAGAAAACCTGCTGCCGCTGCAGTCTGGTGTTGGCTCCATCGCCAACGCTGTTGTCGGCGGGCTGGCTGATGGTCCTTTCTATAACCTCAGCGTTTACACAGAGGTGCTACAGGACGGCATGCTGGATCTGTTCGACTCCGGACGTCTTGACTACGCCTCTTCCTGCTCGCTGTCGCTGTCTCAGGACCACGGCATGCCGCGCTTCATCGAGCGCCGCGAATTCTATCAAGACAAGATCATCCTGCGTCCGCTGTCCATCTCCAACAACCCTGAAGTGGCTCGCCGCCTCGGCGTTATCGCGATGAATACCCCGATCGAAATCGACATGTATGGCCATGCCAACTCGACCTTGATCAGCGGCACCCGCATCGTGAACGGCATCGGTGGATCGGGCGACTTCCTGCGCTCCGGCTTCCTGAAGATCATGCATACGCCATCGGTTCGTCCATCCAAGACCGACCCGACCGGCATCTGCTGCGTTGTTCCGCACGCCCAGCATATCGACCACACCGAGCATGACCTCGACGTGGTAGTAACCGAGCAGGGTCTTGCTGATTTGCGTGGTCTGGCTCCTCGCGACCGTGCGCATTGCATCATCAATAACTGCGTCCATCCGGATTACAAGGACATCATGAACGAGTATTTCGACATGGCCGAAAAAGACTGTATCCGCCGCGGTGTGGGCCACGAGCCTCAGCTGTGGGATCGTGTCTTCAAGATGCAGCTAAACCTCGCCCAGAATGGCACGATGAAAATCAAGAACTGGGACATGAAGGTCGATCTTTGCGAATAG
- a CDS encoding SLAC1 anion channel family protein produces the protein MSQTNKPQEAISSSAAAAHSGTSGSSAAKPDSRLEHFPNAFFAMVMGLAGFTLATERLEKSFGMEHSNSLFLLTFTGIIFAILLGIYLLKAIRYPAAISWEWHHPVRLCFFPAASIGLILMGTAFGPFSHALSFGFWAVGSALHLFGTLAVLSTWIGHRNFELMHLNPAWFIPVVGNILVPIAGSRLGYTEISWFFFAIGILFWIVLLTLVFNRLVFHNPLPERLLPTLMILIAPPAVGFVSFVSLTGGIDPFSRILYYTGVFFFMIILLQVPKLSRISFAMSWWAYSFPLAALTISTLLYAEKIQSGIHETIGYGLFGLLVLVIIGLLIRTMKAILGGDICQPE, from the coding sequence ATGTCGCAGACAAACAAACCGCAGGAGGCAATCTCCTCCTCTGCCGCAGCGGCCCATAGCGGCACATCAGGATCATCCGCGGCAAAACCGGACTCCCGACTAGAGCATTTTCCAAATGCCTTCTTTGCCATGGTGATGGGGCTGGCTGGCTTTACGCTAGCCACAGAAAGACTTGAGAAGAGCTTTGGCATGGAACACAGCAACAGCTTGTTTCTGTTGACTTTTACAGGAATTATCTTTGCCATATTGCTCGGGATCTATCTTCTCAAGGCAATCAGATATCCCGCAGCCATCTCATGGGAGTGGCATCATCCCGTGCGGTTGTGCTTCTTCCCTGCAGCCTCTATCGGGCTCATTCTGATGGGCACCGCATTCGGCCCGTTTTCCCATGCGCTTTCATTCGGTTTCTGGGCGGTGGGTAGCGCGCTGCATCTATTTGGAACGCTGGCCGTTCTCTCCACATGGATCGGCCACAGGAACTTTGAATTGATGCATCTCAATCCGGCCTGGTTCATTCCTGTGGTGGGCAATATCCTTGTTCCGATAGCAGGCAGCCGACTGGGATATACGGAGATTTCGTGGTTCTTCTTTGCAATCGGCATTCTCTTCTGGATCGTGCTTTTGACGCTGGTTTTCAACCGTCTGGTTTTCCACAATCCACTGCCTGAACGCCTTTTGCCGACGCTAATGATCCTCATTGCTCCGCCTGCTGTGGGATTCGTTTCCTTTGTTTCGCTGACAGGCGGGATCGATCCCTTTTCGCGGATTCTCTATTATACCGGCGTTTTCTTCTTCATGATCATCCTGCTTCAGGTGCCAAAGCTCTCACGCATCTCCTTTGCCATGTCGTGGTGGGCCTATAGCTTCCCGCTGGCCGCGTTGACCATCTCCACTCTACTCTATGCGGAGAAGATCCAGTCGGGCATTCATGAGACGATCGGATATGGACTCTTCGGCCTATTGGTCCTTGTGATCATCGGACTGCTGATCAGAACGATGAAGGCCATTCTGGGAGGCGACATCTGTCAGCCGGAGTAA
- a CDS encoding Rrf2 family transcriptional regulator, which translates to MRLTQHSNYAMRLLMYCALKPEQTVRLAEIAEAYDISGHHLNKIAQRLVHIGAIHAIRGRNGGIRLAKDPKDINVGEIIRQTEENMLIVECFSEESNTCPLISECKFRTLLQNALEAFLKVLDSQTLADMVAQPDCLKPLLGMAEQIGGLSQVQRPGCA; encoded by the coding sequence ATGCGTCTTACTCAGCATTCAAACTATGCAATGCGCCTGCTTATGTATTGCGCTCTTAAGCCTGAGCAAACCGTACGCTTGGCTGAGATTGCCGAGGCCTATGACATTTCCGGTCATCATCTGAATAAAATCGCCCAACGTTTGGTTCATATCGGAGCTATTCATGCCATCCGCGGCCGCAATGGTGGCATTCGTCTGGCCAAAGACCCTAAGGACATCAATGTCGGTGAGATCATTCGGCAAACCGAAGAGAATATGCTCATTGTCGAGTGCTTCTCGGAAGAGAGCAACACCTGCCCGCTGATCTCGGAATGTAAATTCCGCACTTTGCTGCAAAATGCCCTGGAGGCCTTCTTGAAGGTTCTGGATTCGCAAACGCTTGCGGATATGGTTGCCCAACCCGATTGTCTCAAGCCACTTTTGGGTATGGCAGAGCAGATTGGTGGCCTTAGTCAGGTACAGCGACCCGGTTGCGCCTAA
- a CDS encoding SDR family oxidoreductase, translating to MRILVLGGYGLIGSEICRALLRAEHEVVSLSRTPREAARLLPQVEWHTGDMRRMLESSEWVHLLDDVDAVVNAASALQDGLMADLEAVHHLSVKACLDACEERGILRFVQISSTGAEPNAPTAFMRTKAIGDDIVMDSSIEWVVLRPGLVLAPSAYSGTALLRLLAGFPYVQPLMMADRRIQTIHIDELTEAALMAVEGRIPAQADIDLVEAESHSFEELVANMRNWLGFSPAVKSFRFSGWTADLITSIANGLGRLGWRSPMRTTALQVLEGHVNGDPTLWHSISGRYCRSYEETLAMMPSTTQERWFSKLALLLPVLVATLSLFWILTGVLTLFDMQLAAKNLTGSGATVLQVQFLLASAAFIDIALGIAILIRRMAYQVCLAMVIMTVIYLLSASILVPALWMDPAGALLKAIPALMVALVTRALLGSR from the coding sequence ATGCGTATTCTGGTTCTTGGTGGTTATGGCCTGATCGGATCGGAAATATGCCGAGCCTTACTGCGTGCTGAGCATGAGGTCGTGAGCCTGTCTCGAACACCCAGAGAAGCGGCTCGGCTGTTGCCGCAAGTCGAGTGGCATACCGGTGACATGCGCCGCATGCTCGAATCCAGCGAATGGGTGCATTTGCTGGATGATGTTGACGCTGTGGTCAACGCCGCCAGCGCCCTGCAGGATGGCTTGATGGCCGATCTGGAAGCGGTGCACCATCTTTCGGTCAAAGCCTGTCTTGATGCATGCGAAGAGCGCGGCATCTTGCGCTTCGTGCAGATTTCATCAACTGGGGCTGAACCCAACGCCCCGACAGCCTTTATGCGCACCAAGGCAATTGGTGACGATATTGTCATGGATTCCTCCATTGAATGGGTAGTGCTGCGTCCCGGTCTGGTTCTGGCACCATCCGCTTATAGCGGCACGGCTCTTTTGCGTCTGCTGGCTGGGTTCCCTTATGTGCAACCGCTCATGATGGCGGATCGCCGTATTCAGACCATTCATATTGATGAACTAACTGAAGCCGCGCTTATGGCCGTTGAAGGGCGTATCCCTGCGCAAGCCGATATCGATCTGGTTGAAGCCGAGAGCCACTCCTTCGAGGAGCTGGTGGCAAATATGCGAAACTGGCTTGGCTTTTCACCTGCTGTCAAAAGCTTTCGCTTTTCGGGCTGGACTGCCGATCTGATTACCAGCATTGCCAATGGACTTGGCCGTTTGGGCTGGCGCTCGCCCATGCGTACCACTGCGCTTCAAGTGCTCGAAGGACATGTCAATGGCGATCCGACCCTGTGGCATTCCATCTCCGGGCGCTATTGCCGCTCTTATGAAGAAACTCTGGCTATGATGCCGAGCACGACTCAGGAGCGCTGGTTTTCGAAGCTGGCTTTGTTGTTGCCGGTGCTGGTCGCCACCTTGTCCCTATTCTGGATATTGACCGGTGTCCTCACCCTGTTTGACATGCAACTGGCAGCCAAGAATCTGACAGGCTCTGGCGCGACGGTGCTTCAGGTGCAGTTTTTGCTTGCCAGTGCCGCCTTCATTGATATTGCGCTGGGGATTGCCATCCTTATCCGCAGGATGGCCTATCAGGTCTGCTTGGCCATGGTCATTATGACCGTAATTTATCTGCTATCCGCCAGTATTCTGGTACCAGCTCTATGGATGGACCCAGCCGGAGCTCTGCTCAAGGCTATTCCGGCCTTGATGGTCGCCTTGGTTACACGCGCTTTGCTCGGTAGCCGCTAA
- a CDS encoding P1 family peptidase, which translates to MAYARDFDIQIGKRPTGPTNSMADIDGLSFGHVTLSDGAMQTGVTVVHPTPDSVFQKKCVAACHVINGFGKSIGLMQLEELGQLETPIVLTNTLSVGTASTALVKHMLDGHPAIGETTGTVNPIVMECNDGAYLNDIRGLHVSEDHVLQALAHHDPHLAQGAVGAGTGMSSYGLKGGIGSSSRIVEIGPHSFTLAATTLCNMGRLPDLMVNGRPIGAEILTYQESEQNAELGSIIILLATDAPLTSRQLKRICKRATAGLARTGTQFGSGSGDVVLGFSTAGRLPHDAPDTPILTMEMLHEDQLDHLFSATIEAVEEAILNALFASKTTKGKHDRVRESLADWWLKLK; encoded by the coding sequence ATGGCATATGCGCGCGACTTTGACATTCAGATTGGCAAACGGCCAACAGGCCCGACCAATAGCATGGCCGACATTGATGGCCTCTCCTTTGGTCATGTCACCTTGTCCGATGGCGCGATGCAAACCGGTGTGACCGTTGTGCACCCAACGCCGGATTCGGTTTTCCAGAAAAAGTGCGTTGCGGCTTGCCATGTGATCAATGGCTTTGGCAAAAGCATCGGTCTAATGCAGTTGGAGGAACTTGGGCAATTGGAAACGCCCATTGTTCTGACCAACACCCTGTCGGTTGGCACTGCCTCGACCGCTCTGGTCAAGCATATGCTCGACGGGCACCCAGCCATCGGAGAGACGACGGGCACCGTCAACCCAATCGTCATGGAATGCAACGACGGGGCATATCTGAATGATATTCGCGGGCTGCATGTTTCTGAAGACCATGTTTTGCAGGCCCTTGCTCATCATGATCCGCACCTTGCGCAAGGTGCTGTTGGCGCGGGAACAGGCATGAGCAGCTATGGCCTCAAGGGTGGCATCGGCTCATCTTCACGCATAGTCGAGATTGGTCCGCACAGCTTTACGCTGGCCGCCACGACCTTATGCAACATGGGCCGCCTGCCTGATCTCATGGTCAATGGCCGGCCAATCGGAGCTGAGATCCTGACCTATCAGGAAAGCGAGCAGAACGCGGAACTAGGCTCAATCATCATTCTACTGGCAACAGATGCACCGCTGACATCGCGTCAGCTCAAGCGCATCTGCAAGCGCGCGACGGCAGGTCTTGCGCGCACAGGCACCCAGTTTGGCTCAGGCAGTGGCGACGTCGTGCTCGGTTTCTCGACAGCGGGCCGCCTGCCTCACGATGCTCCGGACACGCCCATCCTCACAATGGAAATGCTACATGAAGATCAATTGGATCATCTGTTTAGCGCGACAATTGAAGCCGTAGAAGAAGCCATTCTCAATGCGCTTTTCGCCTCGAAGACAACCAAGGGCAAGCATGATCGTGTGCGCGAAAGCCTCGCGGACTGGTGGCTCAAGCTGAAATAG
- a CDS encoding asparaginase: MSVLVEVTRGVRVESWHMGAIAVVDASGELVSSIGDIESPVFPRSAIKGLQALPLIESGAADHFHLPPEALSIACASHNGEEVHVDTVKAMLKACGLAEGALECGAHSPRYEIDQAILHGRGAAPTAANNNCSGKHAGFLCFAQEAGFDHHGYVKVDHPVQREVRAVLEQTTGFSLEGEAGMDLCGIDGCSIPTYAIPLKNLAHAFARFGTGTDFAPERAKAAQRLRQAVAKAPYMVAGHDRFCTSVMEIFGERAFVKTGAEGVFCASFPEQGLGVAIKCWDGATRAAEIMMAAAIDAFVPMSEGEAVAMEDWREHKLVNWNGIHVGTVKLVDGALSHLMQKLKA; this comes from the coding sequence ATGTCTGTTCTGGTGGAAGTGACACGCGGTGTGCGGGTGGAAAGCTGGCATATGGGAGCCATAGCGGTGGTCGATGCGTCTGGCGAACTGGTTTCTTCCATTGGCGACATAGAAAGCCCGGTCTTTCCGCGCTCTGCCATCAAGGGATTGCAAGCCTTGCCTTTGATCGAATCCGGCGCCGCCGATCATTTTCATCTACCTCCCGAAGCGCTTTCCATTGCCTGTGCTTCCCACAATGGCGAAGAGGTTCATGTTGATACGGTCAAAGCCATGCTCAAGGCATGTGGTCTGGCTGAAGGCGCACTTGAATGCGGTGCTCACAGCCCACGATATGAGATTGATCAGGCAATTTTGCATGGGCGCGGTGCAGCGCCCACGGCAGCAAACAACAACTGCTCCGGCAAGCATGCCGGCTTCCTCTGCTTTGCGCAGGAGGCAGGATTTGATCATCATGGCTATGTCAAAGTTGATCATCCTGTACAGCGGGAGGTGAGGGCCGTTCTTGAGCAAACTACCGGCTTCTCTCTTGAAGGAGAGGCAGGGATGGATCTGTGCGGCATCGACGGTTGCTCAATCCCCACTTATGCTATTCCACTCAAGAATCTCGCCCATGCCTTCGCTCGCTTTGGTACTGGTACCGATTTTGCGCCGGAACGGGCGAAAGCTGCCCAAAGATTGAGGCAAGCGGTTGCTAAGGCCCCATACATGGTCGCAGGGCATGATCGTTTCTGCACGTCCGTCATGGAGATATTCGGTGAGCGAGCCTTTGTCAAAACCGGAGCGGAAGGCGTCTTTTGTGCCAGTTTTCCGGAGCAGGGGCTCGGAGTGGCGATCAAATGCTGGGACGGCGCAACCCGGGCGGCAGAAATCATGATGGCAGCTGCTATTGATGCCTTTGTGCCCATGAGTGAAGGAGAGGCTGTCGCCATGGAAGATTGGCGCGAGCATAAGCTGGTCAATTGGAACGGCATTCATGTGGGCACAGTGAAACTGGTGGACGGTGCACTGTCTCACCTGATGCAAAAGCTCAAGGCTTAG
- a CDS encoding response regulator codes for MRRGKGAIVVADANASERQGLVQKFSEQDQDVAVLEAPSADLLRTILAEQPVDMLLISEQFSNNSGLDILEQLGPLVQGVITILMDEYFSRDTLAQASRTNLYDCIQTPLKEADVVRLLKRRDAQKTRLSALVVDSQPAARHIIFKLLSDSRFDLMTSEAESGPLAVSLCKSIPYQILLVDPATKDWRGAGMVKHITDRQALCRIVLMSANDKESLQDQYHDVNISGFLKKPFYARDLDRVLHQLMKVPVSNLLKDDFYETQSPLSGSSLSGKSRNRAPDGGREIVWL; via the coding sequence ATGCGGAGAGGCAAGGGAGCCATTGTCGTTGCAGATGCAAACGCCAGTGAGCGCCAAGGCTTAGTACAAAAATTTTCCGAACAAGATCAAGATGTTGCCGTTTTGGAAGCACCATCCGCTGATCTGTTGCGAACCATTCTGGCAGAACAGCCCGTCGATATGCTGCTCATCAGTGAGCAATTTTCCAACAATTCCGGTTTGGATATTCTTGAGCAACTGGGCCCCCTTGTCCAGGGCGTGATAACCATTTTGATGGATGAATATTTCAGTCGCGACACACTTGCTCAGGCATCAAGAACCAACCTTTATGACTGCATTCAGACCCCGCTCAAAGAAGCGGATGTGGTGCGCCTACTGAAACGACGCGATGCGCAGAAGACCCGGTTGTCTGCCCTCGTTGTCGACTCGCAGCCTGCAGCGCGCCATATCATCTTCAAGCTTCTTTCCGACAGCCGGTTTGATCTGATGACCTCCGAAGCAGAGAGTGGGCCACTTGCCGTTTCACTTTGCAAATCCATCCCCTACCAGATCCTGCTTGTCGACCCAGCAACCAAGGATTGGCGCGGAGCTGGAATGGTTAAACATATCACGGACCGTCAGGCCCTTTGTCGTATTGTGCTGATGAGCGCCAACGACAAGGAAAGCCTGCAAGACCAGTATCACGACGTCAATATATCGGGTTTTCTAAAGAAGCCTTTTTACGCACGCGATCTGGATCGTGTGCTGCATCAGCTCATGAAGGTTCCGGTTAGTAATCTTCTCAAAGATGATTTCTACGAAACCCAGAGTCCGTTGTCGGGCTCCTCCCTGTCTGGCAAGTCACGCAACCGTGCGCCCGATGGCGGTAGGGAAATCGTCTGGCTTTAA
- the meaB gene encoding methylmalonyl Co-A mutase-associated GTPase MeaB: MVPAHLNADLLAKQILEGNRASLARAITLVESRKPEHRAIARDLLTQLLPYSGKAHRVGITGVPGVGKSTTIDQLGKNLTEAGKKVAVLAVDPSSTRTGGSILGDKTRMEQLCNDPNAFIRPSPSAGTLGGVAARTRETMFLCEAAGYDVILVETVGIGQSETTVADMVDFFLVLMLPGAGDELQGIKKGVLEIADMIAVNKADGDGWARARKAAAQYRAALHIMTPVSQNWTPPVMTVSGLANESLDKMWNKVVEHQEKLSESGELQEKRSGQQVRWMWSMLEDRMKSLLREKEEVTKLLEQVERCVESGTLPASVAVEDVMSQLLASLKKD; encoded by the coding sequence ATGGTACCTGCTCATTTGAATGCTGATCTTCTGGCCAAACAAATCCTGGAGGGGAACAGAGCATCCCTTGCCAGAGCCATAACGCTCGTAGAAAGCCGCAAGCCTGAGCACAGAGCCATTGCTCGCGACCTGCTGACCCAGTTGCTTCCCTATTCCGGCAAGGCTCATCGCGTTGGTATCACCGGCGTACCGGGCGTAGGCAAATCTACCACGATTGACCAGTTGGGCAAAAACCTGACCGAAGCAGGCAAGAAGGTCGCAGTTCTGGCTGTTGACCCCTCCTCCACCCGCACTGGGGGCTCCATTCTGGGTGACAAGACCCGTATGGAACAGCTCTGCAATGATCCGAACGCTTTTATTCGCCCTTCTCCGTCTGCTGGTACATTGGGGGGCGTGGCGGCCCGTACGCGCGAGACCATGTTCCTTTGCGAAGCTGCCGGATATGATGTCATTCTGGTGGAAACCGTTGGTATCGGCCAGTCGGAAACAACGGTTGCCGACATGGTCGACTTCTTCCTCGTGCTCATGTTGCCCGGCGCTGGTGATGAACTGCAGGGGATCAAGAAAGGCGTTCTGGAAATCGCCGATATGATAGCGGTGAACAAGGCCGATGGGGATGGCTGGGCCCGTGCCCGCAAGGCTGCGGCACAATATCGCGCTGCATTGCATATCATGACGCCGGTTAGCCAGAACTGGACCCCACCGGTAATGACCGTCTCGGGCCTTGCCAACGAGAGCCTTGACAAAATGTGGAACAAGGTGGTCGAACATCAGGAAAAGCTCTCCGAAAGCGGTGAATTGCAAGAAAAACGCAGCGGACAGCAGGTGCGCTGGATGTGGTCCATGCTGGAGGACCGCATGAAGTCCCTGTTGCGCGAGAAGGAAGAGGTCACCAAGCTGCTCGAACAGGTAGAAAGATGCGTGGAAAGCGGAACGCTGCCTGCCTCTGTCGCTGTTGAGGATGTGATGAGCCAACTGCTAGCAAGCCTCAAGAAGGATTGA
- a CDS encoding DUF1131 family protein, translating into MHTLLLKSVLRSLPGFALLLTLAGCSVPMGPMTDSAGAPPPRAVLTVTDAGISGLTPETGYGPKSIGAALPGFDIETIQTAGENDTQWTYAAFRDGMQMVQIFKGTGGKIGVVHGVGDAVAGPNGERLGMTFAQAHLPRRACRVGKNLWRGMAICKAANTEKVSLVFAISEYKGPFDRLPSSSDLQGATLQRILWTP; encoded by the coding sequence ATGCACACACTATTGCTTAAATCAGTTTTGCGTTCCCTTCCCGGTTTTGCCCTCTTGCTCACTCTGGCTGGTTGCAGCGTCCCTATGGGCCCCATGACGGATTCTGCTGGCGCTCCGCCACCACGGGCTGTTCTGACTGTCACCGATGCAGGCATCAGCGGCCTCACGCCAGAAACCGGTTATGGCCCCAAATCCATTGGAGCAGCCCTGCCCGGCTTTGACATTGAGACAATCCAGACCGCTGGTGAAAATGACACCCAGTGGACCTACGCGGCCTTTCGCGATGGCATGCAGATGGTTCAAATTTTCAAAGGCACCGGTGGCAAAATCGGTGTTGTCCATGGCGTTGGCGATGCGGTTGCCGGTCCCAATGGTGAACGTCTTGGCATGACCTTCGCACAGGCGCATCTGCCACGCAGAGCCTGTCGCGTGGGCAAGAATCTCTGGCGCGGCATGGCCATTTGCAAGGCGGCCAACACAGAAAAGGTTTCGCTCGTCTTTGCCATTTCAGAATATAAAGGCCCGTTTGATCGACTGCCGTCTTCATCTGATTTGCAAGGGGCAACACTGCAGCGCATTCTCTGGACCCCCTAG
- a CDS encoding M20/M25/M40 family metallo-hydrolase, which produces MTNLDSVLAQVDANFDDSLKRLVTLVGFKSISTDPDYKEECQKAAAWIANELNGIGIDTRVHETPGHPMVVGHDSDTADKPGPHVLFYAHYDVQPVDPLELWDDDPFNAKVFEKDGVKMIFGRGSSDDKGQMLTFVEACRAYKEVHGSLPIAVSILFEGEEESGSPSLLPFLNEHKDELSKDLALVCDTTMFDPETPAITTMLRGLMGEEIIITAANRDLHSGAYGGPAANPIKILSRILADLHDDNGKVQIPGFYDGVEELAPDVKAQWDALPFDDAEFLKDVGLSIPAGETGYSVYEQLNARPTCEFNGITGGYTGSGFKTVIASQASAKISCRLVGKQDPDKIRKNLRAFVEERLPADCSVDYIEHGSAPGHSLSADFPPLQKGAAALKDEWGKDTIMMGMGGSIPIVSEFKDILGMDSMLIGYALETDNIHSPNEKYNLESYHKGIRSWVRVLAALAE; this is translated from the coding sequence ATGACAAATCTTGATTCCGTTTTGGCGCAGGTCGACGCCAATTTCGATGATTCCCTCAAACGCCTGGTCACTCTGGTCGGTTTCAAATCCATTTCTACCGATCCTGACTATAAGGAAGAATGCCAGAAGGCTGCCGCATGGATTGCCAACGAATTGAATGGCATCGGAATCGACACGCGCGTTCACGAAACCCCCGGACACCCGATGGTCGTTGGCCATGACAGCGACACTGCCGACAAACCCGGCCCTCATGTTCTGTTCTATGCCCATTATGATGTCCAGCCCGTTGATCCGCTGGAATTGTGGGACGATGATCCATTCAATGCCAAGGTCTTTGAAAAAGACGGGGTCAAAATGATCTTCGGCCGCGGTTCTTCCGACGACAAGGGCCAGATGCTGACCTTCGTGGAAGCGTGCCGCGCTTATAAAGAAGTTCATGGCTCCCTGCCGATTGCGGTTTCCATTTTGTTTGAAGGGGAAGAAGAAAGCGGCTCGCCGAGCCTGTTGCCTTTCCTCAATGAGCATAAGGACGAACTTTCCAAGGATCTGGCTCTGGTCTGCGACACCACCATGTTTGATCCTGAAACTCCGGCGATCACAACGATGTTGCGCGGACTGATGGGCGAAGAAATTATCATCACGGCAGCCAACCGCGATCTGCACTCGGGCGCCTATGGTGGACCGGCAGCAAACCCGATCAAGATTCTCTCCCGCATTCTTGCCGATCTGCATGATGACAATGGCAAAGTTCAGATTCCAGGCTTCTATGATGGCGTGGAAGAGCTTGCCCCGGATGTAAAAGCCCAGTGGGATGCATTGCCTTTTGATGACGCGGAATTTCTCAAGGATGTTGGCCTTTCCATCCCGGCAGGGGAAACGGGCTACAGCGTTTACGAGCAGTTGAACGCACGCCCGACCTGTGAATTCAATGGCATTACGGGTGGCTATACCGGCTCGGGCTTCAAGACCGTTATTGCATCTCAGGCATCGGCTAAGATCTCCTGTCGCCTCGTGGGCAAGCAGGATCCGGACAAGATTCGAAAAAATCTGCGCGCTTTCGTCGAGGAGCGCCTGCCAGCGGATTGCTCGGTTGACTATATCGAACATGGCTCTGCCCCCGGACACAGCCTTTCCGCCGACTTCCCACCGTTGCAAAAAGGTGCTGCCGCACTCAAGGACGAATGGGGCAAAGACACCATTATGATGGGTATGGGCGGTTCCATTCCGATTGTTAGCGAATTCAAGGATATTCTGGGTATGGATTCCATGCTCATCGGCTACGCGCTGGAAACCGACAATATCCATTCGCCAAACGAGAAATACAATCTGGAAAGTTACCACAAGGGCATCCGCTCTTGGGTTCGCGTTCTGGCAGCTCTGGCCGAATAG